From the genome of Papaver somniferum cultivar HN1 chromosome 2, ASM357369v1, whole genome shotgun sequence, one region includes:
- the LOC113349276 gene encoding uncharacterized protein LOC113349276 translates to MECNKEEAVRAKELAEKKMDSKDYVGARMMVFKAQKLYPSIENVSQMLTVCEVHCSAEHKVVGSEPDWYGILQIEQTADEASIKKQFRKLALQLHPDKNKFPGAEAAFKLIGEAQRFLCDQSKRSQFDQKRKTMRPGQQRQSQNQPSRNNYPSKQHSNPVATGTAAQFARMNPHQQKQQTQPSYANGQQTFWTACPFCSIRYQYYRDIMNRALRCQSCMKPFIAYDLNNQGIPPGVNNQPMPQKKEAPSQNGQKFTSVNLQGNRGNVPPVPQPPTMTGRDTAAGRAPKPYAKEDVNVHVEAGMKTEPKPLGTKNRKRGRKSDSEEESDSSENESSCDMEEDGDHKSGQNPGLNSGRDTRRSSRQKHDVSYKENLSDDDDVASGSRRETTKMNEPVDKDKRKVLEESTPDGNAENCKNNGEEVAEDDGNHEGSEPTVLEVADPDFYDFDRDKSEECFAVDQMWAIFDDLDGMPRFYARINKVYSPFKVDITWLEFVAGDPGETAWKRSGLPVACGKFKHEKSDTIEDVGTFSHKIVWEKGVRNTYKIYPRKGETWALYKNWNIKWSSDPDNHSEYEYEFVVVQSDYTNESGILVAQLVKLKGFVCLFKPTKTNGMSSFQIPSNQMLRFSHRVPSFRTNGRERKDVPEGYFELDPASLPSNLEEVSDHIDGKAETVGGEINGSLKSVLEEKPHMPKNDVTAKAESNMPKNGVTAKAESMTPGTSDGVTAKAERAPEQTPSSPTIDPQELPESVFYSFEDDKTEEKLQAGQVWALYCELDGLPKYYGLIKKVESTPEFKVNIQWLEACTPPRGLLQWLDSKMPTCCGVFSSGDEMEFDDTASFSHLSKGAAPVKKNNYEIYPRKGEVWAIYRNLSSEWSSSDLQTCEYDIGKVVNVEGTMKVLVLETVSGYDTIFKGQMKAGCESILEIPRRELLRFSHQIPAIQLTDDKVRTLLTDEKVGTLPGCWELDPKAMPICLFNCK, encoded by the coding sequence ATGGAGTGCAACAAAGAAGAGGCTGTAAGAGCCAAGGAATTGGCTGAGAAGAAGATGGATAGCAAGGATTATGTGGGTGCTCGAATGATGGTCTTTAAGGCCCAAAAACTATATCCAAGTATTGAAAATGTCAGTCAAATGCTAACTGTATGCGAAGTACACTGTTCTGCTGAGCACAAAGTAGTTGGGTCGGAACCAGACTGGTATGGCATCCTTCAGATTGAGCAAACTGCTGATGAGGCATCCATTAAGAAACAGTTCAGAAAGCTTGCCCTCCAGCTTCATCCTGATAAGAATAAGTTTCCCGGTGCAGAAGCTGCCTTTAAATTGATCGGTGAAGCACAGAGGTTTCTTTGTGACCAGTCAAAAAGGTCACAGTTTGATCAGAAGCGTAAGACTATGAGACCTGGTCAACAGAGGCAGTCTCAAAATCAGCCAAGTAGGAATAACTATCCGAGCAAACAACATTCTAATCCTGTGGCTACTGGTACAGCCGCACAGTTCGCACGCATGAATCCTCACCAGCAAAAACAGCAGACCCAACCATCATATGCCAATGGCCAACAGACATTCTGGACTGCATGCCCTTTTTGCAGTATAAGGTACCAATACTACAGAGACATTATGAACAGAGCTCTTCGCTGTCAAAGTTGCATGAAACCTTTTATTGCTTATGATTTGAATAATCAAGGGATACCTCCTGGAGTTAACAACCAGCCAATGCCCCAAAAGAAAGAAGCCCCGAGTCAGAATGGTCAGAAGTTTACGTCAGTAAATCTACAGGGAAATCGTGGCAATGTGCCACCAGTACCACAGCCACCCACAATGACGGGAAGGGATACCGCGGCTGGTAGGGCACCTAAACCCTATGCAAAAGAAGACGTGAATGTCCATGTGGAAGCTGGAATGAAAACTGAACCTAAACCTCTGGGTACCAAAAACAGGAAAAGAGGAAGAAAGTCCGACTCAGAAGAGGAAAGTGACAGTTCTGAAAATGAAAGCAGCTGCGACATGGAAGAAGATGGTGATCACAAATCTGGGCAGAATCCTGGACTCAACAGTGGTCGTGATACTCGCAGATCATCTCGGCAAAAACATGATGTTAGTTACAAAGAGAACTTGAGCGATGATGACGATGTAGCTAGCGGATCAAGACGAGAGACTACTAAAATGAATGAGCCAGTGGATAAAGATAAAAGGAAGGTCCTTGAAGAAAGTACACCAGATGGAAATGCTGAAAACTGCAAGAATAATGGAGAGGAAGTAGCTGAAGATGATGGCAACCATGAAGGATCTGAACCCACCGTCCTTGAAGTTGCTGATCCAGATTTTTATGACTTCGACAGGGATAAGAGTGAAGAATGCTTTGCTGTTGATCAGATGTGGGCCATTTTTGACGATTTAGATGGTATGCCCAGATTCTATGCTCGGATAAATAAAGTATATTCGCCTTTCAAGGTGGATATCACATGGTTGGAGTTTGTTGCTGGGGATCCAGGTGAGACTGCTTGGAAGAGAAGTGGGTTACCCGTTGCCTGTGGTAAATTCAAACACGAGAAGAGTGATACAATTGAAGATGTAGGTACATTCTCCCATAAGATTGTCTGGGAAAAAGGTGTTCGAAATACTTACAAGATCTATCCCCGAAAAGGTGAAACATGGGCCCTCTACAAGAACTGGAACATCAAATGGAGCTCTGATCCGGACAACCACAGTGAGTATGAGTATGAATTTGTAGTTGTCCAGTCAGATTACACCAACGAGTCAGGCATTTTGGTTGCACAATTGGTTAAGCTAAAAGGTTTCGTATGCCTTTTTAAGCCAACCAAAACCAATGGCATGTCTTCCTTCCAGATACCATCTAATCAAATGTTAAGATTCTCTCACAGGGTTCCTTCATTTAGAACAAATGGTAGAGAACGAAAAGATGTTCCTGAAGGTTATTTTGAACTTGATCCCGCTTCCTTGCCCAGCAACCTTGAAGAAGTTTCTGATCACATTGATGGGAAAGCTGAAactgttggtggtgaaattaatgGTTCCTTAAAATCTGTATTAGAGGAGAAGCCTCATATGCCGAAGAATGACGTGACGGCAAAAGCTGAATCTAATATGCCGAAGAATGGGGTGACAGCAAAAGCTGAATCTATGACACCAGGTACTTCAGATGGTGTGACAGCAAAGGCAGAGAGAGCTCCTGAGCAAACTCCTTCTTCGCCTACTATAGACCCTCAGGAACTTCCAGAGTCGGTCTTTTATTCCTTCGAAGATGACAAAACTGAAGAGAAACTTCAAGCTGGTCAGGTTTGGGCTTTGTATTGTGAGTTGGATGGCTTGCCCAAGTACTATGGTCTGATTAAAAAGGTTGAATCGACCCCGGAGTTCAAAGTGAATATACAATGGCTTGAAGCTTGCACCCCACCAAGGGGTTTGTTGCAGTGGCTTGACAGTAAAATGCCCACATGCTGTGGAGTTTTTTCTAGTGGTGACGAAATGGAGTTTGATGACACTGCTTCTTTCTCTCATCTTTCAAAAGGAGCCGCACCTGtaaagaaaaacaactatgagaTCTATCCAAGGAAAGGGGAGGTGTGGGCAATATACAGGAATTTGAGTTCCGAATGGTCTTCTTCTGACCTCCAAACATGTGAGTATGACATAGGCAAGGTTGTAAACGTGGAAGGTACAATGAAGGTGTTGGTTTTGGAAACGGTTTCTGGTTATGACACGATTTTCAAGGGTCAGATGAAAGCAGGCTGTGAATCCATACTTGAAATACCACGACGTGAATTGCTTAGATTCTCTCATCAAATTCCTGCAATCCAGTTGACTGATGATAAAGTAAGAACCTTGTTGACTGATGAAAAAGTAGGAACCTTGCCTGGATGTTGGGAGTTGGATCCCAAAGCAATGCCTATCTGTTTATTTAATTGCAAGTGA